Proteins from one Listeria innocua genomic window:
- the addB gene encoding helicase-exonuclease AddAB subunit AddB — translation MTLQIIAGKAGTGKTTHLMDEVGEKIKKTSKTYIFIVPDQMTFQMETSFLNKQNLAGMLGTQIFSFSRLAWKILQETGGLSKTFLSQTGIEMVIRKAALDQKDKLKIFSRATSKKGFYSELAKLFKEMKQEEISVDELEKSAANLSTSVSSKVHDISLIYQKYEELLAGKFLENEDYLRLLADKIIESDYLNQTEIIIDGFTSFSKQELTVIEKLMQKCDKVTVSLTLNVPEIHKGLEDFSMFKASTEAYFALLEMAKLNKIQVEPEKILLENKRANSDSLAFLANAWGDNKYSSYEGGANDLTIHQANNRRAEMEGVAREIRQLALNGYRYRDIAILTRNIGDYDILCETVMESFDIPIFIDKKRAMAKHPFIEFIRSSIDAILFNWKYEPIFQAVKTEFFFDVAENATIMRRKADILENYVLENGIQNKWKWEKEGDWIYRKIRGLSTNVLPQTDEELATQSVINEMRNLIVEPLSTLENNITKAKTGIEFAMALYHYLEQVKAVEHLESWRQVAEENGYLELAREHEQAWSSISELLDEFVEVLGEEELDVNSFSEIITTGLDALEFSLLPPSLDQVVLADMENAKLLNMKVIFAIGMNDGVMPLRQKDKGILSDQDRDSLRVENSNLKPSAKNNIGEEDLLAYKIMSLPSDKLFLSYPAADEEGKVLSESNYLRKIKGQFKNLNESVYLTDPSLLNDKEQSSYIRSKQATLGLLTSQLQMYKRGYPLSNVWWDAYNSYFEDSKESEAAKQVLSSLYYENKTKPLQETTAKNLFGENIHASVSRMEKFFSCEFQHFAQYGLKLEERAHYKLQAVDMGEIFHGAMEWISAELKRTNRDWGNLTEEECRQMAKLAMTFLAPKIQHEILLSSKRMEYIQYKLLQIITRATTVLNEQAKSSAFRPIGLEVDFGLKGDIPPLKIPLQSDSELLLQGRIDRIDAAEQDDRTFLRIIDYKSSSHDLALTEVYYGLALQMLTYLDIVVTNAQKMIGKTAEPAGVLYFHMHNQYVQAEKELSDEAIARELQKSSKMKGLILSDPVAVSLMDTNLEKGKSSNIIPAEIKQNGELSARSRTATKAEFDKMRRFIRQKYQEAGNKILDGAVSINPYKLKEKTPCQFCGFRSFCGFDPSLASNQYRHLTNEKTETILTKMDIEGGTQ, via the coding sequence ATGACACTTCAAATAATTGCTGGTAAAGCAGGAACAGGTAAAACCACTCATTTGATGGATGAAGTAGGCGAAAAAATCAAAAAAACTTCTAAGACGTATATTTTTATCGTCCCCGATCAAATGACGTTTCAAATGGAAACAAGCTTTTTAAATAAACAAAACTTGGCAGGGATGCTAGGGACACAGATTTTCAGTTTTAGTAGGCTTGCTTGGAAAATACTTCAAGAAACTGGTGGCTTATCTAAAACTTTTTTGAGTCAAACAGGTATTGAGATGGTTATTCGAAAAGCTGCTTTAGATCAAAAAGATAAGTTGAAAATTTTCTCTAGAGCTACTTCAAAAAAAGGCTTTTATTCAGAGCTGGCTAAGTTATTCAAAGAAATGAAACAAGAAGAAATTTCTGTAGACGAATTAGAGAAGAGTGCGGCAAATTTATCTACAAGTGTATCTAGCAAAGTACATGACATTTCACTTATTTATCAAAAATATGAAGAATTATTAGCAGGAAAATTCCTTGAAAATGAAGATTATTTGAGACTGTTAGCAGATAAGATTATTGAGAGTGATTATTTAAATCAAACGGAAATAATTATTGACGGATTTACTTCTTTTTCAAAACAAGAGTTAACAGTAATAGAAAAGCTAATGCAAAAATGCGATAAAGTAACAGTATCGTTAACTTTAAACGTACCTGAAATCCATAAAGGTTTGGAAGATTTCAGTATGTTTAAAGCGAGCACTGAAGCATACTTTGCTTTATTAGAGATGGCTAAATTAAATAAAATTCAAGTGGAACCGGAGAAAATTCTTTTAGAAAATAAACGAGCTAACTCTGACTCATTAGCCTTTTTAGCCAACGCTTGGGGAGATAATAAATACTCGTCATATGAAGGGGGAGCAAATGATTTAACCATCCATCAAGCTAATAATAGGCGTGCTGAGATGGAAGGTGTTGCCCGCGAAATTCGGCAATTAGCATTAAACGGCTATAGATACCGAGATATAGCGATTTTGACTAGAAACATCGGTGATTATGATATTTTATGTGAAACAGTAATGGAGTCCTTTGATATTCCTATTTTTATAGACAAAAAACGAGCAATGGCTAAACACCCATTTATTGAATTTATTCGTTCTAGCATTGATGCAATTTTATTTAATTGGAAATATGAGCCGATTTTCCAAGCAGTTAAAACAGAATTTTTCTTTGATGTGGCTGAAAATGCGACTATTATGAGAAGAAAAGCAGATATACTTGAAAATTATGTGCTCGAAAATGGTATTCAAAATAAGTGGAAATGGGAAAAAGAAGGCGATTGGATTTACCGTAAAATTCGAGGGCTTTCTACCAATGTCTTGCCACAAACAGATGAAGAATTAGCAACCCAAAGTGTTATTAATGAAATGAGGAATCTTATAGTTGAGCCTCTTTCAACATTAGAAAATAATATAACAAAAGCAAAAACAGGCATAGAGTTCGCCATGGCTCTATATCATTATTTGGAGCAAGTTAAAGCTGTAGAACATTTAGAATCATGGAGACAAGTAGCAGAAGAAAATGGTTATTTGGAACTTGCTAGAGAACATGAACAAGCTTGGAGTTCAATATCAGAACTGCTAGATGAATTTGTAGAAGTTTTAGGTGAAGAAGAATTAGATGTTAATAGTTTTTCTGAAATAATTACGACGGGCTTGGATGCGCTAGAATTTTCTTTACTACCACCTTCTTTAGATCAAGTAGTTTTAGCTGATATGGAAAATGCAAAGTTGCTTAACATGAAAGTTATTTTTGCGATTGGAATGAATGATGGCGTAATGCCACTACGTCAAAAAGATAAAGGGATTTTGTCAGATCAAGATCGCGACTCTTTGCGAGTAGAAAATAGCAATTTAAAGCCATCTGCTAAAAATAACATTGGTGAAGAAGATTTATTAGCCTATAAAATAATGAGTTTGCCAAGCGACAAATTATTTCTTAGTTATCCAGCTGCAGATGAAGAAGGGAAAGTTCTTAGTGAGTCGAATTATCTAAGAAAAATAAAAGGCCAATTCAAAAATTTAAATGAATCGGTTTATTTAACTGACCCAAGTTTACTGAATGATAAAGAACAAAGTAGTTATATTCGTTCTAAACAAGCTACACTGGGCTTATTAACAAGCCAATTACAAATGTATAAACGTGGCTATCCTTTATCAAATGTATGGTGGGATGCTTATAATAGTTATTTTGAAGATAGCAAAGAATCTGAGGCAGCAAAACAAGTACTTTCAAGCCTTTATTATGAAAATAAAACCAAACCACTCCAAGAAACAACTGCTAAAAACCTATTTGGTGAAAATATTCATGCGAGTGTTTCGCGGATGGAGAAGTTTTTTAGTTGTGAGTTTCAACACTTTGCGCAATATGGCTTGAAATTAGAAGAAAGAGCTCATTATAAGCTACAAGCTGTAGACATGGGAGAAATTTTCCACGGGGCGATGGAATGGATTTCCGCTGAATTAAAACGAACTAACCGAGATTGGGGTAATTTAACGGAAGAAGAATGTAGGCAAATGGCTAAACTTGCGATGACATTTTTAGCTCCGAAGATTCAACATGAAATTTTATTAAGTTCAAAACGGATGGAATATATTCAATATAAATTACTCCAAATTATTACAAGAGCTACTACGGTTTTAAATGAACAAGCGAAAAGCAGTGCGTTTCGTCCAATTGGTTTAGAAGTGGATTTTGGTTTGAAAGGAGATATTCCGCCTTTAAAAATTCCATTACAATCAGATAGCGAACTTCTTTTACAAGGACGTATTGATAGAATTGATGCAGCTGAACAAGATGATCGTACTTTCCTTCGAATCATTGATTATAAATCTAGTTCACATGATTTGGCTCTTACTGAAGTTTATTACGGGTTGGCTCTTCAAATGCTGACTTACTTAGACATCGTTGTAACAAATGCGCAAAAAATGATAGGCAAAACTGCTGAGCCTGCTGGGGTTCTGTACTTTCATATGCATAATCAATATGTCCAAGCAGAGAAAGAATTGAGTGATGAAGCAATTGCTCGAGAACTGCAAAAAAGTTCCAAAATGAAAGGCTTAATTTTATCGGATCCTGTGGCTGTTTCGCTTATGGATACAAATCTGGAAAAAGGAAAGTCTTCCAATATTATTCCAGCTGAAATTAAGCAAAACGGTGAGCTAAGTGCGCGTTCCAGAACTGCGACAAAAGCAGAGTTTGATAAAATGCGCCGATTTATAAGACAAAAATATCAGGAAGCAGGAAATAAAATACTAGATGGAGCTGTTTCCATTAATCCTTATAAATTAAAAGAAAAAACACCTTGTCAGTTTTGTGGATTTCGCTCGTTTTGTGGATTTGATCCATCCTTAGCGAGTAATCAATATAGACATTTAACAAATGAAAAAACAGAAACAATTTTAACAAAAATGGATATAGAAGGAGGGACGCAGTAG
- a CDS encoding IDEAL domain-containing protein, whose amino-acid sequence MVIYKSLDFRKVVFSSRFLFFLAMLQFFEIVINMSGGVVVVEMRDFSNSLMNQVGVLKGEKELTNVFIECFLTMLLEERKLEQLRAEIDKALDNRNKAKFMQLTEKMNKIQQEMLAFE is encoded by the coding sequence ATGGTAATTTACAAGTCATTAGATTTTCGTAAAGTTGTATTTTCAAGCCGTTTTCTGTTTTTTCTTGCCATGTTACAGTTTTTCGAAATTGTAATAAATATGAGTGGAGGAGTGGTAGTCGTGGAAATGCGTGATTTTTCTAATTCATTGATGAATCAAGTGGGTGTCCTTAAAGGAGAAAAAGAATTAACAAATGTTTTTATCGAATGCTTCCTGACGATGCTCCTAGAAGAGAGAAAATTAGAACAACTTAGAGCTGAAATTGATAAAGCTCTCGATAATAGGAACAAAGCGAAATTTATGCAGCTAACAGAAAAAATGAATAAAATCCAACAGGAAATGCTGGCTTTTGAGTAG
- a CDS encoding competence protein ComK yields MKKEQISTQFYEVNPHTMIIFPKKSGSIVYSEIYEVDSHYTSKFTPFELIKTSCNFFGSSYDGRKEGTKHLIGVTHKPPIIIDPVTSTYVFPTVAPSSTDCIWIFPQHIKDYHAIGYNHTLIKFSNLQTFEIDMSLASFNNQIARTSMLHMKFSQKMRTMESNFPSMNMFFPPATLAAESRRYYNTMLSEKDDSKDPEQ; encoded by the coding sequence ATGAAAAAAGAACAAATTAGTACTCAGTTTTATGAAGTAAATCCCCACACAATGATTATTTTTCCAAAAAAATCTGGAAGTATAGTCTATTCAGAAATTTATGAAGTTGATTCTCATTATACTTCTAAATTTACCCCATTTGAGTTAATTAAAACCAGCTGTAACTTTTTCGGATCGAGTTATGATGGACGTAAAGAGGGAACAAAGCATCTAATAGGTGTCACTCATAAGCCGCCTATTATTATTGACCCTGTTACTTCTACCTATGTATTCCCTACTGTCGCGCCAAGTTCAACAGATTGTATTTGGATTTTTCCACAGCATATTAAGGATTATCATGCAATTGGATATAACCATACGTTGATAAAGTTTTCTAATTTACAGACTTTTGAAATTGATATGTCGTTAGCCTCTTTTAATAACCAAATTGCTAGAACCTCCATGCTACATATGAAGTTCTCACAAAAAATGCGAACAATGGAGAGCAATTTCCCTTCTATGAATATGTTTTTTCCTCCAGCTACACTCGCCGCTGAATCCAGGCGTTATTATAACACTATGCTCTCTGAAAAAGACGATTCAAAAGACCCAGAACAATAA
- a CDS encoding helix-turn-helix domain-containing protein, translating into MEFGEKLIHLRKKNRLTQKQLAAKIGTTASTISKYENDNHRPPIFILAKLAEILGTTTDFLLDDVAGLREKNSVNAFPLIGNPELEKWYLELPYTYSEEELLMLKRIADAIENKK; encoded by the coding sequence TTGGAATTTGGAGAAAAATTAATTCATTTACGAAAGAAAAATAGATTAACTCAAAAACAATTAGCGGCAAAAATTGGAACTACAGCTTCAACTATCAGTAAATATGAAAATGATAACCACCGACCGCCAATCTTTATTTTGGCTAAATTAGCAGAAATTCTTGGGACTACAACAGATTTTTTATTAGATGATGTAGCGGGTTTACGGGAAAAAAATTCAGTAAATGCTTTTCCTTTAATTGGAAACCCAGAGCTTGAGAAATGGTATCTGGAATTGCCTTATACATATTCAGAAGAAGAATTATTAATGTTAAAACGAATTGCAGATGCGATTGAGAATAAGAAATAA